A genomic region of Notamacropus eugenii isolate mMacEug1 chromosome 3, mMacEug1.pri_v2, whole genome shotgun sequence contains the following coding sequences:
- the LOC140532442 gene encoding ferroportin-like: protein MMREDNDIQDCGKKEALSDIVGTRQIRREKRHLGATLNSLLGPRVLVYVSCALSIWGDRMWHFALSVFLIELYGRNLLLTAVFGLVVAGSVLVFGVLIGDWIDRKPRNKVAHVSLFLQNSSVIACCVVLMLVFSYKSDIEGIWQGWLMVACYVAVIIFADLANLASTALTITIQRDWIVVITRDNRSQLAGVNAMIRRMDQIINIFAPLSVGQVMTWASNVIGCGFILGWNLVSLLVEFLFLSRVYQLVPQLAAKPRRCTGNSFLKRQLELISSQGEIHSCSTIDEFANMPKTLEGSEDQPSPLEVQQDPLPLGLRKMQRLVRTCCDGWKTYYRQTVFLAGLGLAFLYTTVLGFDCITTGYAYTQGIGGSLLSLLMAISAFSGLVGTILFTRLRRSYGLVHTGLISSCLHIGCLLLCVFSVFAPGSPFDLGIFSLPLSRNSSLSNEMLKENQAQVSPFERNINQPILPGRSTIHWTNNTVLMDGTQESSQPESYISIILLFSGVILARIGLWSFDLTVTQLLQENIADSERGTVNGVQCSMNYLMDLIHFILVILAPAPQQFGLLVFISIIFVITGHTMYFVYARRYRSQNLHTQKTPKRDREAFLT from the exons ATGATGAGAGAAGACAACGATATCCAAGACTGTGGAAAAAAAGAGGCACTGAGTGACATCGTAGGCACCAGACAAAttaggagagaaaagagacatttAG GGGCAACTTTGAACTCCCTCCTGGGGCCGAGAGTTTTGGTTTATGTCAGCTGTGCGCTTTCCATATGG GGAGACCGAATGTGGCACTTTGCTCTGTCTGTGTTCCTGATAGAGTTATATGGACGCAACCTTCTTCTGACAGCAGTTTTTGGCTTAGTGGTGGCTGGCTCAGTGTTGGTGTTTGGGGTTTTAATTGGAGATTGGATTGACAGAAAACCGAGAAACAAAG TGGCCCATGTGTCGCTGTTCCTTCAGAACTCCTCTGTCATTGCCTGCTGTGTGGTTCTAATGTTGGTGTTCTCCTACAAGAGCGATATTGAAGGCATCTGGCAGGGCTGGCTCATG GTGGCCTGCTATGTAGCAGTGATTATCTTTGCAGATCTGGCCAACCTAGCCAGCACAGCCCTGACCATCACCATTCAGAGAGACTGGATCGTGGTCATCACCAGAGACAACAGAAGTCAGCTCGCAG GTGTGAACGCGATGATTAGAAGGATGGACCAAATCATCAACATCTTTGCCCCCCTCTCTGTGGGACAGGTGATGACTTGGGCATCCAATGTCATTGGTTGTGGCTTCATCCTGGGATGGAACTTGGTGTCTCTGCTGGTTGAGTTCCTCTTCCTGTCCAGAGTGTATCAGCTCGTTCCTCAGCTAGCTGCCAAACCCCGGAGGTGCACAGGGAACAGCTTTCTAAAGAGGCAATTGGAGCTCATTAGCTCTCAAG GGGAAATTCACTCTTGTTCAACTATTGATGAGTTTGCCAACATGCCCAAGACTTTGGAAGGATCAGAGGACCAGCCGTCTCCTCTGGAAGTCCAGCAGGACCCACTTCCTCTTGGCCTCAGAAAGATGCAAAGACTAGTGCGGACATGCTGTGATGGCTGGAAGACATATTATAGGCAGACTGTCTTCTTGGCAGGATTGGGTTTAGCCTTCTTGTACACAACTGTGCTGGGCTTTGACTGCATCACCACAGGCTATGCCTACACACAGGGGATCGGGGgctcccttctcagtctccttatgGCCATCTCAGCCTTCTCAGGTCTTGTGGGTACAATCCTCTTTACCAGGTTAAGAAGGTCCTATGGCTTGGTTCACACGGGCCTCATCTCCAGCTGTCTCCACATCGGCTGTTTGCTGCTCTGTGTGTTTTCTGTCTTTGCCCCTGGGAGTCCTTTTGATTTGggaattttctctcttccactaAGCCGGAACTCTTCCCTAAGTAATGAGATGCTGAAAGAGAACCAAGCACAAGTTTCTCCTTTTGAAAGAAACATTAATCAGCCTATCCTTCCTGGCCGCTCAACCATCCACTGGACCAATAATACTGTTCTGATGGATGGTACCCAAGAAAGCAGCCAGCCTGAGTCATACATCTCCATCATCTTGCTCTTCTCAGGAGTGATCTTGGCCAGAATTG GTCTCTGGTCCTTTGACCTCACTGTGACTCAGCTCCTTCAGGAAAACATCGCAGATTCAGAACGTGGCACCGTGAATGGCGTACAGTGCTCTATGAACTACCTAATGGACCTTATCCATTTCATCCTCGTCATTCTGGCCCCAGCCCCTCAGCAATTTGGGTTGTTGGTGTTCATTTCTATCATCTTTGTGATTACGGGGCACACCATGTATTTTGTTTATGCTCGTAGATACAGGAGTCAAAATCTACATACCCAGAAAACACCAAAAAGAGACAGGGAAGCCTTTTTAACTTGA